A genomic window from Cucumis melo cultivar AY chromosome 8, USDA_Cmelo_AY_1.0, whole genome shotgun sequence includes:
- the LOC103484331 gene encoding F-box protein SKIP19-like isoform X2 encodes MESNSNPNSVEGESRNWLELPVDVTSMILQKLGPVEILTYAQYVCSSWRKICEDPLMWRVIDMRYPCDWWDMDYDLEEMCRQAVKRSCGELIHINIEHFGTDDLLRYITQRLRLVYCNRISDEGLIEAVSKLPLLEDLELSFCSFNVETLGTLGQNCPGLKSLKLNRQFYRRVECDKGALAIADNMPNLRHLHIFGNNLTNRGLEAILHGCSALESLDLRQCFNLNLAGQLGAKCSEKIKDLRLPHDPTDDCEFTTEIIDDDDNYDDDYDYPFGLSDTDLLTDDDDYYEFSGGSDFSDYTDLYFY; translated from the exons ATGGAATCGAACTCGAACCCTAATTCGGTAGAAGGGGAATCTAGGAACTGGCTTGAACTCCCGGTAGACGTCACGTCTATGATTCTGCAGAAATTAGGTCCCGTTGAAATCCTCACCTACGCTCAATACGTTTGCTCTTCGTGGCGTAAGATCTGCGAGGACCCTCTCATGTGGCGCGTCATCGATATGCGATATCCCTGTGATTGGTGGGACATGGACTACGATTTGGAGGAGATGTGCAGGCAGGCTGTTAAACGGAGTTGTGGTGAATTGATTCACATTAACATTGAGCATTTTGGTACCGATGATTTGCTCCGGTATATCACTCAAAG ACTCCGTCTTGTATATTGCAATCGCATCTCGGATGAGGGATTGATTGAAGCAGTTTCAAAGCTTCCATTGTTAGAGGATCTTGAGTTATCATTCTGTTCATTTAATGTGGAAACTTTGGGAACTCTTGGTCAGAATTGTCCTGGTCTAAAATCTCTGAAACTGAACCGTCAGTTTTACAGGCGGGTGGAATGTGATAAAGGAGCCCTTGCTATTGCTGATAATATGCCTAATCTACGTCACCTTCATATATTTGGCAACAACCTAACCAACAGGGGATTGGAAGCCATTCTTCATGGTTGTTCTGCTCTAGAATCCCTTGATTTACGCCAatgttttaatttgaatttggcAGGACAGTTGGGGGCAAAATGTTctgaaaagataaaagatctgcGCTTGCCTCATGATCCCACGGATGATTGTGAATTTACAACCGAAattattgatgatgatgataattaCGATGATGATTATGATTACCCTTTTGGTTTGTCTGACACTGATTTGTTGACTGATGATGATGACTACTATGAGTTCTCAGGGGGCAGCGATTTCTCTGACTATACAGacttatatttttattga
- the LOC103484326 gene encoding geranylgeranyl transferase type-2 subunit alpha 1, whose product MHGRPRKPQKPEEAEASAVEAAKLRNLQSQLLANHHQKNYSKEALEVSANLLEMNPDLYTAWNYRKLAVEHYLKESPSDIVSIEAILNEELRVAESALRQNVKSYGAWYHRKYILSKGHSSTDHELRLLGKFQKLDARNFHAWNYRRFVAGLMNIPEDKELKYTTDMIDTNFSNYSAWHNRSALLAKLLNQKAEGYFPMEKVLNEEYELVHQAIFTDPDDQSGWFYHLWLLDQTVKTNPPYLVSSWPPHSFNVALSRTGCLDNHTLSPFCSFHSDSGTIPLILYFDQPVQGVDSSSVIVKSTANLRDLIWKPLSKCNRDASKAWISHLTFPQEELNSEFYSVEVSIGHPQKIASATGFHNVKPTHFSFKVAVNLRGTPTEDFGNEGIRWKDENFTSCEISPHNFPFSFDNPTSEDDYAPSTSEWCVETISNEIALFRELLSETDCKIGKLTLARLLMAHAATSPHANKMILLEEVLDLYQDLMKLDPSHVHFYKDEHSLVLLQKVTSTRESLLRHCYSYKEQTSPYIDSAACLRLNNFSISRIGSVEKFLWVQVLDLSHNELQSIDGLESMQLLSCLSLSNNKIGNFTALEPLRLIKFLKVLDISYNEIGSHSIDTTRYLFSSPLSHSEEIDLSSDEMATNFTDMASYWEAYFLFKDISLMQLDIEGNTISSESFKAFLVKILPKLHWLDGKRVQ is encoded by the exons ATGCACGGACGGCCGCGCAAGCCTCAGAAACCGGAGGAAGCAGAAGCTTCGGCCGTGGAAGCTGCAAAGCTTCGAAATCTGCAATCTCAATTGCTCGCAAATCATCACCAAAAGAA CTATTCTAAGGAAGCTCTAGAAGTCAGTGCTAATTTGCTGGAAATGAATCCGGATCTGTATACGGCTTGGAATTATAGAAAACTTGCGGTTGAACACTACTTGAAGGAATCTCCATCAGACATAGTGTCGATCGAAGCGATTCTCAATGAGGAACTTAGAGTA GCTGAAAGTGCTCTTCGTCAGAACGTCAAGTCGTATGGCGCGTGGTATCATCGAAAATATATTTTGAGCAAGGGCCATTCGTCCACCGATCATGAGTTGCGACTGCTTGGAAAGTTTCAGAAACTTGACGCTAGGAATTTTCATGCATGGAACTACCGAAG ATTTGTGGCAGGGCTAATGAACATACCCGAGGACAAAGAATTGAAATACACAACAGATATGATAGACACAAACTTCAGCAATTACTCAGCATGGCATAATCGTAG TGCGCTTCTTGCCAAGTTGTTGAACCAAAAGGCCGAAGGTTATTTCCCAATGGAAAAGGTGTTAAATGAGGAGTATGAGCTTGTGCACCAAGCTATTTTCACCGATCCGGATGATCAAAGTGGTTGGTTTTATCATCTTTGGCTTCTGGACCAAACAGTGAAAACAAATCCTCCGTATCTTGTTTCTTCTTGGCCTCCTCATAGTTTTAATGTAGCATTATCAAGAACTGGATGTTTAGATAATCACACTCTCTCTCCATTCTGTAGTTTCCATTCGGATTCAGGAACAATACCCCTCATTCTTTACTTTGATCAACCTGTTCAAGGTGTTGACTCATCTTCAGTGATTGTTAAATCGACAGCTAATCTAAGAGATCTTATTTGGAAGCCACTCTCAAAATGTAACCGTGATGCTTCAAAAGCTTGGATTAGTCATCTGACTTTTCCTCAAGAAGAGCTCAATTCAGAATTTTACTCGGTGGAAGTCAGCATTGGACATCCTCAGAAAATAGCATCTGCTACTGGTTTTCATAATGTGAAACCaactcatttttcttttaaagtggCTGTGAATTTAAGAGGAACACCCACGGAAGATTTTGGAAACGAAGGGATCAGATGGAAGGACGAAAACTTTACTAGTTGCGAAATTAGTCCTCACAATTTTCCATTCAGTTTTGACAATCCAACCAGTGAGGATGATTATGCACCTTCTACTTCTGAATGGTGTGTGGAGACTATAAGTAACGAAATAGCTCTTTTCCGAGAATTATTATCAGAGACTGATTG TAAAATTGGAAAACTTACTCTTGCTAGATTGTTGATGGCTCATGCTGCAACATCTCCACATGCCAATAAAATGATCCTACTTGAGGAAGTCCTCGACCTTTACCAAGACCTGATGAAGTTGGACCCATCACACGTTCATTTCTACAAGGATGAACACAGCTTAGTTTTATTACAGAAG GTTACATCTACTAGGGAGTCTTTGTTAAGACACTGCTATTCCTACAAAGAGCAGACATCACCATATATTGATAGTGCTGCCTGTCTAAGGCTCAATAATTTCTCGATTTCACGGATTGGATCTGTAGAAAAATTTTTGTGGGTGCAAGTGCTTGACCTCAGCCACAATGAACTTCAATCGATTGATG GCCTGGAGAGCATGCAACTCCTCTCTTGCTTGAGTTTGAGTAACAATAAAATCGGAAATTTTACTGCATTGGAGCCTCTGAGACTGATAAAATTCTTAAAAGTTTTGGATATATCGTACAACGAGATAGGTTCGCATTCGATCGACACAACCAGATATCTCTTCTCATCTCCACTGTCGCATTCCGAAGAAATTGATTTGAGCAGTGATGAAATGGCAACAAATTTTACTGATATGGCAAGTTACTGGGAAGCATATTTTCTATTCAAAGATATAAGCTTGATGCAATTGGATATAGAAGGAAACACAATATCTAGTGAAAGTTTCAAAGCATTTCTGGTAAAGATTCTTCCCAAACTCCACTGGCTTGATGGGAAACGGGTACAATAG
- the LOC103484331 gene encoding F-box protein SKIP19-like isoform X1 yields MESNSNPNSVEGESRNWLELPVDVTSMILQKLGPVEILTYAQYVCSSWRKICEDPLMWRVIDMRYPCDWWDMDYDLEEMCRQAVKRSCGELIHINIEHFGTDDLLRYITQSCNQLSRLRLVYCNRISDEGLIEAVSKLPLLEDLELSFCSFNVETLGTLGQNCPGLKSLKLNRQFYRRVECDKGALAIADNMPNLRHLHIFGNNLTNRGLEAILHGCSALESLDLRQCFNLNLAGQLGAKCSEKIKDLRLPHDPTDDCEFTTEIIDDDDNYDDDYDYPFGLSDTDLLTDDDDYYEFSGGSDFSDYTDLYFY; encoded by the exons ATGGAATCGAACTCGAACCCTAATTCGGTAGAAGGGGAATCTAGGAACTGGCTTGAACTCCCGGTAGACGTCACGTCTATGATTCTGCAGAAATTAGGTCCCGTTGAAATCCTCACCTACGCTCAATACGTTTGCTCTTCGTGGCGTAAGATCTGCGAGGACCCTCTCATGTGGCGCGTCATCGATATGCGATATCCCTGTGATTGGTGGGACATGGACTACGATTTGGAGGAGATGTGCAGGCAGGCTGTTAAACGGAGTTGTGGTGAATTGATTCACATTAACATTGAGCATTTTGGTACCGATGATTTGCTCCGGTATATCACTCAAAG TTGTAATCAACTTAGTAGACTCCGTCTTGTATATTGCAATCGCATCTCGGATGAGGGATTGATTGAAGCAGTTTCAAAGCTTCCATTGTTAGAGGATCTTGAGTTATCATTCTGTTCATTTAATGTGGAAACTTTGGGAACTCTTGGTCAGAATTGTCCTGGTCTAAAATCTCTGAAACTGAACCGTCAGTTTTACAGGCGGGTGGAATGTGATAAAGGAGCCCTTGCTATTGCTGATAATATGCCTAATCTACGTCACCTTCATATATTTGGCAACAACCTAACCAACAGGGGATTGGAAGCCATTCTTCATGGTTGTTCTGCTCTAGAATCCCTTGATTTACGCCAatgttttaatttgaatttggcAGGACAGTTGGGGGCAAAATGTTctgaaaagataaaagatctgcGCTTGCCTCATGATCCCACGGATGATTGTGAATTTACAACCGAAattattgatgatgatgataattaCGATGATGATTATGATTACCCTTTTGGTTTGTCTGACACTGATTTGTTGACTGATGATGATGACTACTATGAGTTCTCAGGGGGCAGCGATTTCTCTGACTATACAGacttatatttttattga
- the LOC103484329 gene encoding protein BREAST CANCER SUSCEPTIBILITY 1 homolog yields the protein MGDPSHLEKMGRELKCPICLSLLNSAVSLGCNHVFCNVCIEISMKSGSNCPVCKVPYRRREVRPAPHMDNLVSIYKSMEAASGINIFVTQNLSSTKLSDGDKQVEGDGNGSKQLNAETSESTAYVQRTSKKESQKIQKSKRKTSASSPLKPSFPRKKRVQVPQHPLSETPTRPAKLASSCNEVNEPKERTVASEDQGQPVLSPFFWLRERDEEDEKLNQQSDLDQSTESLAMNVPAFSDIKDSLDESPSKPQMDEVCGKPSYDLDLFDSEMFEWTQRACSPELCSSPFKLQVVDVAGTETALLASVPNEEPGNQNPNGIYNKSRGIQDGLVPDVPPPEGNSMKDHTMRAKLTKRGGKKNDVALMKCSKKLAESATGNYSHPATETECSSKKQEHDVIIRFGSLKNGSKRSKKKIHYGTESTDAIKATLESVPAAPINLATPNENFTTKTPAFQEEEKENQFLEKRLKNDRASKTMHFGIDASRATPKNVLTDRVSIGVPDGGRENFETETLVLPEGEKACQLPKNNCTKGRGRKKAHFCNNANKRILEDISAHPISLGTPNNGPENFVIELSAFQEVEKVSQFPEKNSQNGGDRRDQRVVQCRRKSKKQKLDSVDNNLRENPSINQNQHDDCAIPGLTTTLSAIATSTDLKREHKKQEKVSSVCVKTSEYGNITQEKYDGAQANRSQLSEKLWSTNGKNLDSMTKNDCSEKHERLDDEFHCAFCRSSEESEGSGRMVHYFNGKPIDADDIKNSKVIHAHWNCVEWAPNVYFDGDTAINLEAELSRSRRITCGCCGNKGAALGCYEKNCRKSFHVPCAKLMPQCQWDTENFVMLCPLHPDSKLPSQDPGYQERKSSCASNRRSNTKGIAVAREISKNGRFTFRESSKKLVLCCSALTIAEREAVDEFQKLSGVPVLQKWDDSVTHIIASTDENGACKRTLKILMGILKGKWILGIEWIKACIQAMEQIKEERFEITLDVHGSRDGPQLGRLRVLNNQPKLFAGFKFFFTADFAPSYKGYLQQLVTAAGGNILHRKPVSSNNQNNCQVFIIYSLELPDQSNPAEKNNILHRRRSDAALLAKSAAAKVATNLWLLNSIASSKLTSLEE from the exons ATGGGAGATCCCAGTCACCTGGAGAAGATGGGAAGAGAGCTCAAATGCCCGATTTG TTTGAGTCTTCTAAACTCTGCCGTTTCACTGGGATGCAACCACGTGTTCTGCAA TGTATGTATAGAGATATCAATGAAATCGGGTTCGAACTGCCCAGTTTGTAAGGTGCCTTATCGGCGAAGAG AAGTTCGTCCTGCTCCACACATGGATAATTTGGTGAGCATTTACAAAAGCATGGAAGCTGCTTCGGGAATTAACATATTTGTTACTCAGAATTTGTCTTCTACTAAGTTATCTG ATGGAGACAAACAAGTTGAAGGTGATGGCAATGGTTCAAAACAGCTTAATGCAGAAACCAGCGAGAGCACAGCTTATGTACAAAGAACTTCGAAAAAAGAgtcacaaaaaatacaaaaatccaAGCGAAAGACTTctgcttcttcccctctgaaacCTTCATTTCCAAGAAAGAAGAGGGTTCAGGTGCCACAACATCCCCTCTCAGAAACACCTACTCGACCTGCAAAGTTAGCAAGTAGTTGTAATGAGGTGAATGAACCGAAAGAAAGGACTGTTGCTTCCGAGGATCAAGGTCAGCCAGTTCTTTCACCATTTTTTTGGttgagagaaagagatgaagaagatgaaaagttgAATCAGCAGTCGGATTTGGATCAATCTACAGAATCATTAGCAATGAATGTTCCTGCCTTCAGCGATATCAAGGATTCACTGGATGAAAGCCCTTCAAAGCCTCAAATG GATGAAGTGTGTGGCAAGCCATCCTATGACTTGGATCTCTTTGACAGTGAAATGTTTGAATGGACGCAAAGAGCCTGTTCCCCCGAACTCTGTTCAAGTCCCTTTAAACTGCAG GTTGTAGATGTTGCTGGAACTGAAACAGCTTTGTTAGCATCAGTACCCAATGAAGAACCAGGGAACCAAAATCCAAATGGAATTTACAATAAAAGTCGTGGTATCCAGGATGGGTTGGTACCTGATGTGCCCCCTCCGGAAGGCAACAGTATGAAGGATCATACTATGCGTGCTAAACTTACCAAAAGAGGTGGAAAGAAAAATGACGTTGCACTGATGAAATGTTCTAAAAAATTGGCTGAATCAGCTACTGGGAATTATTCCCATCCAGCTACCGAAACTGAATGCTCGAGTAAAAAGCAGGAGCACGATGTTATAATCAGATTTGGAAGTTTGAAAAATGGAAGCAAAAGAAGCAAGAAGAAAATTCACTACGGTACTGAATCTACTGATGCAATTAAGGCGACACTTGAAAGTGTTCCTGCTGCTCCAATTAATTTAGCAACTCCAAATGAGAATTTTACAACCAAGACACCTGCGTTTCAAGAGGAGGAAAAGGAAAATCAATTCCTGGAAAAGAGGCTCAAGAATGACAGAGCCAGCAAGACAATGCACTTTGGTATTGATGCTAGTAGGGCGACTCCTAAAAATGTTCTTACGGATAGAGTTAGTATAGGAGTTCCAGATGGAGGACGTGAGAATTTTGAAACGGAGACGTTAGTTTTACCAGAAGGTGAAAAGGCTTGTCAACTTCCTAAGAATAATTGCACGAAAGGAAGAGGCAGGAAGAAAGCGCATTTTTGTAACAATGCTAATAAGAGGATTCTTGAAGATATTTCTGCCCATCCCATTAGTTTAGGAACTCCAAACAATGGTCCTGAAAATTTTGTAATAGAGTTATCAGCTTTTCAAGAAGTGGAAAAGGTTAGTCAATTCCCTGAAAAAAACAGCCAGAATGGCGGAGACCGCAGAGACCAGAGAGTGGTTCAATGCCGTAGGAAGTCAAAGAAACAAAAGCTGGATTCAGTGGACAACAACCTGCGTGAGAACCCATCAATCAATCAGAATCAGCATGATGATTGTGCCATTCCTGGTCTGACCACCACACTTTCTGCGATTGCTACGTCAACTGATCTAAAGAGGGAACACAAGAAACAAGAGAAAGTTTCCTCTGTTTGTGTAAAAACTAGCGAGTACGGTAACATCACTCAAGAGAAGTATGATGGTGCTCAGGCAAATCGAAGTCAGCTCTCTGAAAAGCTTTGGAGTACCAATGGGAAAAACTTGGATTCTATGACCAAAAATGATTGTTCAGAAAAACATGAAAGATTGGATGATGAATTTCATTGTGCTTTCTGTCGCTCATCAGAAGAGTCAGAG GGTTCTGGAAGAATGGTCCACTATTTCAATGGGAAGCCTATCGATGCAGATGACATAAAAAACTCGAAGGTCATACATGCACATTGGAATTGTGTTGAATG GGCCCCCAATGTTTATTTTGATGGCGACACTGCAATTAACCTTGAAGCTGAGCTAAGTAGAAGCCGAAGAATTACGTGTGGTTGCTGTGGAAATAAGGGTGCTGCACTTGGTTGTTATGAGAAGAATTGTCGCAAGAGCTTCCACGTTCCTTGTGCAAAATTGATGCCTCAATGTCAATGGGACACC GAAAATTTTGTGATGTTATGCCCGCTTCATCCGGATTCTAAACTGCCAAGCCAAGATCCAGGGTACCAAGAACGGAAAAGCAGCTGTGCTTCTAACCG ACGATCGAACACTAAAGGTATAGCGGTTGCCCGTGAGATCAGCAAAAATGGAAGGTTCACATTTCGTGAATCATCTAAGAAATTGGTTCTATGCTGTTCAGCTCTCACCATAGCTGAAAGG GAAGCTGTAGATGAATTTCAGAAATTATCTGGAGTTCCGGTGTTACAAAAATGGGACGATAGCGTTACACATATTATTGCATCAACAGATGAAAATGGAGCATGTAAAAGAACGCTCAAAATTTTGATGGGTATTTTGAAGGGAAAATGGATTTTGGGAATTGAAT GGATTAAGGCTTGTATACAAGCCATGGAACAAATAAAGGAAGAACGCTTTGAGATCACTCTTGATGTCCATGGAAGCAGAGATGGCCCTCAGCTTGGAAGATTGAGAGTCCTGAACAAT CAACCGAAACTCTTTGCTGGATTCAAGTTCTTCTTTACGGCTGATTTTGCACCTTCATACAAAGGATATCTCCAACAACTTGTCACTGCAGCAGGAGGAAATATTCTGCATAGAAAACCAGTTTCAAGCAACAACCAAAACAACTGCCAAGTTTTCATCATTTACAGTCTCGAGCTTCCTGATCAATCCAATCCAGCTGAAAAGAATAACATTCTCCATCGCAGGCGTTCCGATGCTGCGTTGCTTGCTAAGTCGGCTGCAGCCAAAGTTGCCACCAATTTGTGGCTTTTAAACTCGATTGCTAGCAGTAAATTAACAAGCCTTGAGGAGTAG
- the LOC103484327 gene encoding photosystem I reaction center subunit psaK, chloroplastic, whose translation MAATMMTFVPQFNGLRPTASVAPVRSLVAVQPLRRRGGGALSARCGDYIGSPTNLIMVISTSLMLFAGRFGLAPSANRKSTAGLKLEARDSGLQTGDPAGFTLADTLACGSVGHIIGVGVVLGLKGIGSL comes from the exons ATGGCAGCTACCATGATGACCTTCGTCCCTCAGTTTAATGGCCTCAGGCCCACTGCTTCAGTAGCTCCGGTTCGCAGTCTG GTGGCCGTGCAACCGCTGAGGCGGAGGGGCGGCGGCGCTCTCAGTGCTCGTTGTGGTGATTACATTGGCTCACCTACCAACTTG ATAATGGTGATATCGACGAGCCTGATGCTGTTCGCTGGGAGGTTCGGATTGGCTCCATCGGCAAACAGGAAATCAACGGCGGGGCTGAAGCTGGAGGCGAGGGACTCTGGGCTACAGACGGGTGACCCAGCGGGTTTCACCCTCGCCGATACTTTGGCATGTGGCAGTGTCGGCCACATCATTGGCGTCGGTGTTGTTCTTGGCCTTAAGGGCATTGGCTCTTTGTAA
- the LOC103484330 gene encoding pentatricopeptide repeat-containing protein At4g21065, whose amino-acid sequence MRSTQLSFLCFTSRTITSNSSQSFPDSPLSFILRKCISLVQLCGSSQSKLKQVHAFSIRHGVPPQNPDFNKHLIFALVSLSAPMSFAARIFNQIQAPNIFTWNTMIRGFAESENPSPAVELFSQMHAASSILPDTHTFPFLFKAVAKLMDVRLGEAIHSVVVRNGFDSLLFVQNSLVHMYSVFGFAESAYQVFEIMSDRDLVAWNSVINGFALNGMPNEALTLFREMGSEGVEPDGFTMVSLLSACVELRALALGERAHMYMVKVGLVRNQHASNALLDLYSKCGNFKDAQKVFDEMEERSVVSWTSLIVGSAVNGLGNEALKLFGELERQGLKPSEITFVGVLYACSHCGMLDEGFDYFRRMKEEYGILPRIEHHGCMVDLLCRAGKVGDAYNYIRNMPVPPNAVIWRTLLGACTIHGHLELGEVARAEIQRLEPRHSGDFVLLSNLYASEGRWLDVQNLRKTMLVKGVKKTPGYSLVELKNRVYEFIMGDRSHPQSEETYAMLAKITELLKIEGYVPRTVNVLADIEEEEKETALSHHTEKVAIAFMLVNTPPRTPIRIMKNLRVCADCHLAIKLISKVFEREIIVRDRSRFHHFKDGSCSCKDYW is encoded by the coding sequence ATGCGCTCAACCCAACTATCGTTCCTCTGTTTTACTTCTCGTACTATCACTTCAAATTCCTCACAAAGTTTCCCCGATAGTCCCCTCTCTTTCATCCTCAGAAAATGCATCTCTCTCGTACAACTCTGCGGCTCCTCCCAATCCAAGCTGAAGCAAGTCCATGCCTTCTCAATCAGACATGGCGTCCCACCTCAAAATCCCGATTTCAACAAGCACTTAATCTTCGCTCTTGTCTCCCTCTCAGCCCCAATGTCCTTCGCGGCCCGAATTTTCAATCAGATTCAAGCCCCCAATATTTTCACTTGGAACACCATGATCAGAGGATTTGCCGAGAGCGAGAATCCCAGTCCAGCCGTGGAGTTGTTTTCCCAAATGCACGCCGCGTCTTCGATTCTCCCTGATACGCatacttttccttttctttttaaggCTGTTGCCAAGTTAATGGACGTTAGACTTGGTGAGGCGATTCATTCGGTTGTTGTTAGAAATGGGTTTGATTCGTTGCTTTTTGTTCAGAATTCTTTGGTTCATATGTACTCTGTTTTTGGGTTCGCTGAGAGTGCGTATCAGGTGTTTGAGATTATGTCTGACAGAGATCTCGTGGCTTGGAACTCTGTTATTAATGGTTTTGCTCTTAATGGAATGCCTAATGAAGCTTTGACCCTTTTTAGGGAAATGGGTTCCGAGGGTGTGGAGCCTGACGGGTTCACTATGGTCAGTTTGTTATCTGCTTGTGTTGAGCTTAGGGCACTGGCCTTGGGGGAGAGGGCTCATATGTATATGGTCAAGGTTGGTTTAGTACGAAATCAACATGCTAGCAATGCCCTACTTGATCTCTATTCCAAATGTGGGAATTTTAAGGATGCGCAGAAGGTGTTTGATGAAATGGAAGAGAGGAGTGTGGTTTCCTGGACTTCTCTGATTGTTGGATCAGCTGTTAATGGATTAGGAAATGAAGCTCTTAAGCTGTTTGGGGAGTTGGAAAGGCAGGGGTTGAAGCCTAGTGAGATTACATTTGTTGGAGTTTTATATGCTTGTAGCCACTGTGGAATGCTTGATGAAGGCTTCGATTACTTTAGAAGGATGAAAGAAGAATATGGCATCTTGCCAAGAATTGAGCACCATGGTTGTATGGTTGATTTGCTGTGCAGGGCAGGCAAGGTTGGAGATGCTTACAATTATATACGAAACATGCCTGTCCCACCCAATGCAGTAATTTGGCGGACCTTATTGGGAGCTTGCACTATCCATGGGCATTTGGAACTGGGTGAGGTTGCAAGAGCTGAAATCCAACGCTTAGAACCAAGGCATAGTGGCGACTTTGTCCTTCTCTCAAACCTTTATGCATCAGAGGGACGTTGGTTGGACGTGCAAAATCTGAGGAAGACAATGCTTGTGAAAGGAGTGAAGAAAACTCCTGGCTATAGCCTAGTCGAGTTGAAAAATCGTGTTTATGAATTTATCATGGGTGATAGATCTCATCCTCAAAGTGAGGAGACATATGCAATGCTGGCAAAGATCACTGAGTTGTTGAAAATTGAAGGATACGTTCCTCGCACAGTCAATGTTCTTGCAGATATAGAAGAGGAAGAAAAGGAGACAGCTTTGTCTCATCACACAGAGAAAGTTGCTATTGCTTTTATGTTGGTTAACACCCCACCAAGAACTCCAATTAGAATCATGAAGAATTTGAGAGTTTGTGCAGACTGTCATCTGGCAATCAAACTCATATCTAAGGTTTTTGAACGAGAGATCATCGTAAGGGATCGTAGTAGATTTCATCATTTTAAAGATGGCTCGTGCTCTTGTAAAGATTATTGGTAA